A genomic segment from Bradyrhizobium sp. CB1015 encodes:
- a CDS encoding magnesium transporter CorA family protein, translating to MFSVFVPSETSLKKAVIEDLTALPENAVWIDLVNPSAAEDKAVERLAGIAIPTREDMQEIEISSRLYMENGARYMTATLMCHSDTDMPRTTAVTFILGDHRLVTVRYDLPKPFALVEAKLARSCTPSITGEMVLMELLDAVIDRCADILERCGAEIDQVSHEIFEPESERHGHAKRYSQILISIGRKGDLTSKVRESLVSIGRVVTFLSAVVEGVKWSKDMREQLKTMQRDVASLTDHASYLSSKITFVLDAMLGVVNLEQNNIIKLFSVMAVVLMPPTLIASVYGMNFKVMPELEWVHGYPMALVMMLIAAIVPYWIFKFKKWL from the coding sequence ATGTTTTCGGTGTTCGTTCCCTCCGAGACCTCCCTCAAGAAGGCGGTTATCGAGGATCTCACGGCGCTGCCGGAGAACGCGGTCTGGATCGACCTCGTCAACCCCTCGGCCGCCGAGGACAAGGCCGTGGAGCGGCTCGCGGGTATCGCCATCCCGACCCGGGAAGACATGCAGGAGATCGAGATCTCCAGCCGGCTCTATATGGAGAACGGCGCGCGCTACATGACCGCGACGCTGATGTGCCACTCCGATACCGACATGCCCCGGACCACGGCGGTGACCTTCATCCTCGGCGACCACCGCCTGGTGACGGTGCGCTACGACCTGCCCAAGCCCTTCGCCCTGGTCGAGGCCAAGCTCGCCCGCTCCTGCACCCCGTCGATCACCGGCGAGATGGTGCTGATGGAACTCCTGGACGCGGTGATCGACCGCTGCGCCGACATTCTGGAGCGCTGCGGCGCCGAGATCGACCAGGTCTCCCACGAGATCTTCGAGCCGGAGAGCGAGCGCCACGGCCACGCCAAGCGATATTCCCAGATCCTGATCTCGATCGGCCGCAAGGGCGATTTGACCTCGAAGGTTCGCGAGAGCCTGGTCTCGATCGGCCGCGTCGTGACGTTCCTGTCCGCCGTGGTCGAGGGCGTGAAATGGTCCAAGGACATGCGCGAGCAGCTCAAGACCATGCAGCGCGACGTCGCCTCGCTGACCGATCACGCCTCCTATCTCTCCAGCAAGATCACCTTCGTGCTCGACGCCATGCTCGGGGTCGTCAACCTCGAGCAGAACAACATCATCAAGCTGTTCTCGGTGATGGCCGTCGTCTTGATGCCGCCGACGCTGATCGCCTCGGTCTACGGCATGAACTTCAAGGTGATGCCGGAACTCGAATGGGTGCATGGCTACCCGATGGCGCTGGTGATGATGCTGATCGCCGCCATCGTCCCGTACTGGATCTTCAAGTTCAAGAAGTGGCTGTAG